A stretch of Lathyrus oleraceus cultivar Zhongwan6 chromosome 6, CAAS_Psat_ZW6_1.0, whole genome shotgun sequence DNA encodes these proteins:
- the LOC127098021 gene encoding rhicadhesin receptor-like: MKLTHSLFLVTLALLIATTFSSDPDSLQDLCVADLSSGVTVNGFTCKEASKVNVSDFSSNILAKPGSTNNTYGSVVTGANVQKVPGLNTLGVSLSRIDYAPGGLNPPHTHPRATEVVFVLEGELDVGFITTANVLISKTINKGEIFVFPKGLVHFQKNNGNVPAAVLSAFNSQLPGTQSIAVTLFAATPAIPDNVLTKTFQVGTKEVEKIKSRLAPKK; encoded by the exons ATGAAGCTTACACATTCCTTGTTTCTTGTAACTTTGGCTCTGCTCATTGCCACCACTTTCTCATCAGATCCTGACTCTCTTCAAGACCTCTGTGTAGCAGACCTCTCCTCAG GTGTGACAGTGAACGGATTCACTTGCAAAGAGGCATCCAAGGTAAATGTCTCAGATTTCTCATCCAACATACTAGCCAAACCAGGGTCCACCAACAACACATATGGCTCCGTCGTGACTGGAGCCAACGTTCAGAAAGTCCCGGGACTCAACACTCTCGGCGTGTCTCTGTCAAGGATCGACTATGCACCAGGCGGCCTCAACCCACCTCACACTCATCCACGCGCCACCGAGGTTGTGTTTGTGCTTGAAGGGGAGCTAGATGTTGGGTTCATAACTACAGCCAATGTTCTCATATCAAAAACCATTAACAAGGGTGAGATATTTGTGTTCCCAAAAGGTTTGGTTCACTTCCAAAAGAACAATGGCAATGTACCTGCTGCTGTTCTTTCTGCCTTCAACAGCCAACTTCCTGGTACACAGTCCATTGCTGTTACATTGTTCGCAGCTACACCTGCTATTCCAGATAATGTGTTGACTAAGACATTTCAAGTGGGTACCAAGGAAGTTGAGAAAATTAAGTCTAGGCTTGCACCCAAGAAGTAA